A DNA window from Impatiens glandulifera chromosome 7, dImpGla2.1, whole genome shotgun sequence contains the following coding sequences:
- the LOC124909820 gene encoding uncharacterized protein LOC124909820, whose protein sequence is MVNSRCHCPLVDLCNNLIGSPSHNLRTRLYSRASLDTATWDFQDNCHSCAVSLKQEFSTTIMKDFLGVSTYCQHLKVPTGHLQDVSSLVLNDRLILQLVAGLAEAYNGVATLLRHSDPLPQFYQA, encoded by the coding sequence ATGGTTAACTCTCGATGTCACTGTCCTTTAGTAGATCTATGCAACAATCTCATAGGATCTCCTTCACACAATCTTAGAACTAGACTCTATAGTCGAGCAAGCCTGGACACGGCTACGTGGGATTTTCAAGATAATTGTCATTCTTGTGCAGTTTCCCTCAAGCAAGAGTTTTCCACCACCATCATGAAGGATTTTCTTGGGGTCTCGACTTATTGTCAACATCTCAAAGTCCCGACTGGTCATTTGCAGGACGTTAGTAGCCTAGTCTTGAACGACCGCCTCATATTACAGTTGGTCGCGGGCCTAGCGGAGGCGTACAACGGGGTGGCGACGTTACTCCGACATAGTGATCCTTTGCCTCAATTCTACCAAGCGTGA
- the LOC124945269 gene encoding uncharacterized protein LOC124945269 gives MAELNPRTSSVSEGFDKVDENSEIRNLELESLNPVVVVGRSEHLLHSMDALDILRETVRILRFNSIGFMSIMALFICPVSAVILSEFLVDRSKVKNLSISLFTLAKTSGLPTSLFIQQTCQKLAVMIISWVACFPLNITVSLLSKAAVVYSVDCTYSRKKFDWSMFYSTISNLWKTILSTYIWTCMVISGCLVSFIVLFLAAGTSLSVAGFGSGFIIFVALVMGIVFCIVLAMAIVICSMAIVVSVLEEEVSGSQALIESRRVIEGKIRVGVSLFLISTIGMLLIEWLFDHRVKTVSYGDGSSRIWEGPLLVLMYSFVLLIDYMNWAVFYFCCKSPSSLNGGEIGLEEVDEI, from the coding sequence ATGGCGGAGTTGAATCCTAGAACTAGTTCTGTTAGTGAAGGATTCGATAAGGTGGATGAGAATTCAGAAATTCGAAATCTTGAGTTGGAATCATTAAACCCAGTAGTAGTAGTAGGCCGATCCGAACATCTACTACATTCAATGGATGCATTAGATATTTTGAGAGAAACAGTTCGAATTCTCCGGTTCAATTCGATTGGTTTCATGAGTATCATGGCATTGTTCATATGCCCTGTATCTGCTGTTATATTATCAGAATTTTTAGTCGATCGATCCAAAGTAAAGAACTTGAGTATAAGTTTGTTCACGCTTGCTAAAACCAGTGGACTTCCCACTAGTCTTTTCATCCAACAGACTTGCCAAAAGTTAGCAGTGATGATTATATCTTGGGTAGCTTGTTTTCCTCTTAACATCACAGTATCTCTATTATCAAAAGCAGCTGTTGTTTATTCAGTTGACTGCACTTATTCGAGAAAGAAATTCGACTGGTCAATGTTTTACTCGACAATCTCCAATCTCTGGAAAACAATCCTTTCGACGTATATATGGACATGTATGGTGATCTCCGGCTGCCTTGTTTCGTTCATCGTACTATTTCTAGCTGCAGGAACTTCTTTATCAGTTGCAGGGTTTGGTTCGGGTTTCATTATTTTTGTTGCATTGGTGATGGGGATTGTATTCTGTATAGTTTTGGCGATGGCTATAGTAATTTGCAGCATGGCCATTGTTGTATCTGTGTTGGAGGAGGAGGTTTCAGGTTCTCAGGCATTGATTGAATCTAGAAGGGTGATTGAAGGTAAGATTAGAGTGGGTGTTTCGTTATTTTTGATATCGACGATTGGAATGTTGTTGATTGAATGGTTGTTTGATCATAGAGTGAAGACGGTTAGCTATGGAGATGGTTCTTCTAGAATATGGGAAGGGCCACTTCTGGTATTGATGTACTCGTTTGTGTTGCTTATTGATTATATGAATTGGGctgttttttacttttgttgTAAGTCACCATCGTCGTTGAATGGCGGGGAGATTGGGTTAGAAGAGGTGGATGAGATTTAG